The DNA segment CCCGAGGGCCACCTAGAGGCGGGGCCCGGGCACCGCAGAGCCCCTCGCCCCTCGCCCGCTCATGAGTGCTCTGTGCCTCCTCAGGTGTGTGTGTTCTCACAACTGCCCTGATCCCCGGCTTGGAGAAAGAGCACGACCCCAGAGTGGTGAGTTGACTTTATGGATGTTTTTAAGTGAAGGACTTTGTtcccggagttcccttcgtggcgcagtggttaacgaccccgactaggaaccatgaggttgcgggttccatccctggccttgctcagcgggttaaggatccggcattgccatgagctgtggtgtaggtcgcagatgtggcttggatccactgttgctgtgtctctggcgtaggctggcggctaccgctccaattcgacccctagcctgggaatctccatatgccgcaggtgcagccctaaaaaagacaaaaaaaaaaaaaaaaaaaaaaaaaaaaaaggattttgttcCTGATTGGAAATCTGTGGTCCTGCCTTTGCTGCCCCAACTGtcctggggcaggggcgggggcactGTCCCCATCCACAGGGAGAGTAGAACTCTGTCTACGGGGACCTTTCGTTTGCTAACCTGAGATCCAGCAGCAGTGCACCAGCCTGGACAGCGTCCAGGTGGGTCTGGAAAGGAGCTGACGCCGTGGGGAGGGATCCAGGTCAAGGTGCAGGTGAGCCTGGGGCTCTGTCCCGAGGACACCCTGGGGGTCCCTGCATGCTTGTCCCAGCAGCAGAGGCTTTCTGGGAGCTGGCTGTGTATCCTGCCTCCCCTGCTCCctgtgcccccacctcccctgttCCTGCTCCTTGTCACAGCTGGGTGGCTGCGACCCACACGTGGCCCATGACTTCCCTGTGAAAAGGGAGGCAGAGCCGTGCAGAGAGCCGTGTGTAAGACCCCAGCCCTTACTGAAGGCTCTTCTCCTATGTCATCTGAGAGCTGGCAGAGCCCTGGGAAAGGGGGCTTCCGAAGAGCAGGGCAGCTGTGAGAGGCGGGGTAGGAGGGCAAACTTCTGGAGAACACGCCACTCAAGAGGGAGGAGCCAGCCTAATGGAGTTAGGGCTGATGGGCTGGAATCAGAGATCGGGAAGACGGCAGTTGATGTAGGCCCCCTTCTCTCTGCTGTGGTGGGCGCAATGACGACTTTCCTCGCCCCAGAGGTGCAGGTCCTAATTCCCGGCACCTGGAAATATGTCACCTTGATGTGGCAACAGGAGCCTCTGCAGGTGTGATTAAGGGCATTGCGATGGGGGAGGGTATTGCAGATTATCCAGGGGGCCCAGGGGCGTGGCAAGGGCCCTAAGAAGAGGACCGGGGCCAGAGAAGGAGAGGGGACGATGGAAGCAGAGGTGGTCGGAGCAGTGCAGCCACAGACCAAGGCATGCAGGTGACCTCTAGAAACTGGAGAAGGCAGGGAATGGATTCCTGCCAAAAGTGCCAGAAGGcgctgtaaccaagcaggacccgtgaggccttcccagagtgcCCCCCCcaatgtcctccacctgcctttttttcccccttcaggaaactgaaaaagtagctttcattgccaggcaaagaggggaacacagcaggctagtgcctcaaggactgtgcccccttGGAGGGGGCAATGAGAAGCAGGGTGTGATCAGCTCGTTGGACCTCTTCCTgactggtgggtggtgaggtcactgggagtGAGTGTCatccaccttctggttccagccggTCTGGGGTCTgcatgcttgtgggcagcacacagttaacttcttccacccgGTGGGGGCTTTGGcgtctgcaaaacagctccaaggacatggctcagaatactATCTCTAATCCTTGAAGAAGAACTAACTCAAGGCCCTTGACTTGGTTGGATGGCcaaactattattattctgtcatgcttgactattttcctttttctctgttttttctcaCGTCTCAGACTACATTGGTTCTTTGACCAAAGtgtttctatagataaaaaggcaggtgaggggagttcctgtggtggcacagtggttaacaaatccgactagggtaggaaccatgaggttgcgggttcggtccctgcccttgctcagtgggttaaggatccggctttgctgtgagctgtggtgtaggtcacagatgcgtcttggatccttcgtctctgtggctctggtgtaggctagtggttacggctccgatttgacccctagcttgggaacctccatatgccgcgggagcggcccaagaaatagcaaaaaaaaaaaaaaaaaaaaaaaaaaggcaggtgagGGATGCAAGGGGTGGCGGCGGGGGTGGCTGGCTCATGGGTGCTGCTCGGTGACAGAACGCAggtctgctggcaccttgattttagccccatAGGGCCTATTTCAGACTCTGTCTTCCAGAGCTGCGGCAGAATTTGGCTGCGACTTTATAAGCCACTAAATTTGCGGTCATTTGTTGCAATAGCAACAAGAAACCAATACACTGCTTGACAGGGAAGAGGAATGGGAGGGTATTACAGACTTTTCTGTACAAATCTCCATGATATTTATTGCATATCACTGTCTCCTCCCGAGGACTGTTGGTTCAGAAACTGAAGACCAACGACCTGCAGTCGGAAAGGACAGCATTCGATGGCACCATGGTCTATGCACAAAACAAGGTGAGTGAGGGTCATGTGGGTGCTTTGCCAAGGAGGGCTTATTCTGGGCTATGCGGTAATTGGGATCTCAGTAATTCACAGCGGCATCTGCATGGTCCCCGCAGAGAGACAGTGCTCTTCAGTCAGCTCTGctcaggtggggtggggtgggggaccccCAAAGCCAGCAGAGGTTCCTTACCCTGCATTGCTCCGAGGGAACACGGACCTGGGAAGCAATTCTTCTCCCCCTCGGCAGCCCCCACTCACTGGCCAGACAGATGCCACTGGAAAAACTGAGTTTCCAAGCTCCCTTTGAGGGGCATGTGCCCTGAATTCTGAAATGAAAGGGCAGGGGTCCGCATCTCAcgcctgatcttagcagaaagtGTAGTCACACTGCTGCCCCTCCGCTTGTCACAGCTGGTTTTCCAGGCCGGCTCTGTGCCTCCCACATTGACAGATCTTGCCCTTAAATTTACCTGGTCGGGGTCTCGTGTCGTTGGTGAAGCTGCCAGCGCCCAGCAGCCTCCCCTCTTGTTGGTGTGCTCAGCCTCTGAAGGAGACCCCGTCTGGGGTGCCCCCTCGCACTGCCCTGCTTTTGCTCATTAACCCTCAGACTAAATCCTGGTGGGTTACTCCTCAAGACTCAAAATCCTGACATTTGAAGGAACCATACTTCTTCACGAGTTCCCACGTGTTTCCAGGGGCCGTGGGAGCTCAGTCCATAAATGAGGACTGGGTGGAGTTCATTGCAAAACCTCATCAGgtgctttgggggggggggctgtagcCTCGGCACACCTGAGGCGTAAGTGGacatttaatgatttctttttaaatttgcaacAGAATGATTAGGAATCTCCAGGATGATTCCTACCCTCTGGGGCAGGAGTTTCTCCACATGTCAGCGGACAGCAGCTTAGTGCCCGCCTGTGCGAGGGGCCGGGGTGCACAGGGAGGGGGGCGACGGATAGTCACGCAGACAGCTGGGAAGGAGGAggctgtggggggaggaggggaggggagcccccAGGCAGCATGCAGGGGCTGTTCCCTAGGTTCGGGTGCTCCGTCTGCATCTccgagggagggggtgggacgcCGCCCTGGGTTGTAGCCAGAGCTTGTTGGGTAAAGAGCTGAATCTAGAGGAAGGTGAAGTCAGACTTTGGGGGGCTTGGCGGTACACGCCCCCACCTGGCCTCGCTCTCATTTGTTCATCCTCACCCGGTCCAGTGGCAGCAGGTGGTTCTGACCAAGCTGTGGGCCCAAGCACACCTGCCATCCGCTTCTCCTGCATGCATCCCGGCTGCATCGACACCCCAGGTAGGTCGTCGGCTTTAATTTCCCTGCCCACGTTTCATCTAAAAATATCTGGGCAGCCGCAGGACTGACTCTCCCCAGGAATGACCTAAAACCAGTGACATAAGGTGACTAGGATTGCCTCATTTCCACCTGAGAGGGGCAAGCTGCGACTGGAGAGGGAGAAGCCTGGTCCTCGTGGGCAGGCAGAGCTTTTGTTGGCGGGATGCGTGGCTGAGGGTGGGGGCAGCCAGCGCGGGTAGGGTGTGGCTGAGGCCCTTCCCTTGGGTGAGAGGGAGCTGAAGAGGAATGAACAGGGGCCCAGGGAAGTCCCCAGGAGATGCTGGGGACCTGGGATGGGCCAGCCCACCGCACCACTCCCTGGGTTTCTCGAAAAAGCAAATGCACAGAGGTAAAGATCACTACAGAGACAAGTGGAATTCTCTGGAAGCTGTTGGAAGAGCAGGGAAGGAGAGCAGAGCTCCCTGTCCCTGCCAACTTGACCTCAGGCAGGTCACTTGGGTTCTGAagctctttcctcctccctcaatAATGGAACTGAAAACagctgccacagcagcagccccaggaccCCTGAGTGCCCACAGCTGCTCTCAGTGCTGTCTGGACACCAGCGGTCCCCATGCTGCGGTGGGCACTGTTATCACGcccatttacagatggggaacTGAGGCACGGAGGGGCTAGGATGCCCCAGCTGGGCATCTGGGAAGCCGGTTTGGCAGAAGCCTTAATGTGTATATACATCCTTGAAATTCATTCCAGGAACTAATGGGAGATGTGGAAATCGAGGTTGCTCATCGCAGCACCGGGGCTCGGCGCCTGCGTTAATAAACCACGGGCCTCCTGTGCGGGAAATCTGCTTGGCCCTGAAACCCCTGCTGTGGATGAGTGTCTACTGGGAAGGAAAACTGTCTTCACTGGGCCATGAAACAGCAGCTCCCCCAGCTGTACGTGCCTTACGGTCTTACGTCTGCTGCAGCCACATCCCCATGTGGAAAGGTGTAAGTTGGTGCCACAGAGCACCCCGTGGAGACCCGGCTGGGAGAGTTGGCACAGACCAGCCCTCTGTGGTGCGGATCTGGGGACGTGTGGCAGCCTCCTGGTGTAAATGCAAAGGGGGCGTCCTCAGCCAGGCACACGGGGAGGGACTCAGGCCGGGGGTGTTGGGAGAGGGTGGCTTCTCAGTTCTTGTCACTCCCTGAGGGGAGACGGATCAGGCCGTGGAGAGCTGCCAGCTTCTCACCGGCCCCCACTCAACCCGCGTGCTGCAGGATCTGTGTTAGCAAGCCCACCACCTGGCCCCACCCTCTGGGTCAGGGTGCACTTTGCCATCTGCGGTCCACAGGTCACAGGAGCCTGGGCCTCTTGGGTGCAGGTGGTCTGTCTACGGACACGGGCCGGGCTCCCAGACGCTTGTTCTCCCTGAGTGGTTTGAGGGAGGGATTCAGAGTCCTCCTTTTTGCTGATGAGTATTTCCTAATCTTTCCACAATAAGTATTacttctataaaaagaaaaacattttaaattaaaaaaaatgaaggtctTAGATTAGATGGTCCCTCCTCTCTCTCAAATCCTCTGACCTCATTGCTGCTCTTAAGCGTTGTTTTCCCGCTTTCTTTTCTTGGCCTCACGAGAGAACAGCTGCTTCCCAGTGTGCTCAGTGTGGAGACGCTGTGCCCCCGAGGCCTGTGGGCAGAAGCGGGTGTAGCCTGCAGCCTGGGCGGGGCGCCGGGTGGGGGGGTGCGGAGGGAGCGCGGAACCCTGCCCTCCTGTCTTGCTCCTCCCTGCGAAGCAGGCCAGGGAAGGCTCAGCCAGGCTCCTCGGAGGTTAAGGTTAGAATCGGCTGAGACGGGCTCACCCAGGGCCGGGGCCTGATCCCGATCCCCTCTCGGCCTCAGGGTGACCCTCATTTCATAGGACAGACAGGGGAGGTGCAGGTGGTTTTGCTCCCCGGGACAGGCTGGCTGGGAGTCCTGGCCCCGGAGCCTGGGGGACACGGGACCCCGCACACTCCTGGGCTCTGGTGGGCGGCACGTTGCCCCCAGGCGGCTGGGCGGAGCCTTGGGGGCTTTGCGGCAGGGCTGGGTGCAGTCTGGCTGGCCTGGGTGAAGGCTGTTTTGAAGTGGATCTTGATCCTGCTCCATTGCTTCACAGTTGTTGGGTATTCAAAGAAGCCAGCGGCCCGCAGTCTCCCACTTGAGGATGTTGTGCTAACCCCCCGCAGGTGTGCAGCTGTGGACGGCCGGGTTCCGTGCCAGGCCGGGGGACAGGGGACACCTGCTGTGGCTGGCCCTCGCCGCCACCGCGCAGCCCAGCGGCCGCTTCATCCAAGGTGACTCCCCCCAGTGCGTGAAGGCGCCCACgaccccccttcccccaaccacAGGCGGGGGGGGGTCTCTTGGCCAGGGGGTTctgggggggggttgtttctgGTCCTCTGCCTGGGAGGTCAGCCTGGGCACTGGGGGCAGTGGGGCCGTGTCTGCACTGGTGGCTGCACAGGGATGGGGtgtgggcggggagggggcttggTGGGGGCAGTGTGCAGGTCAGTGACTTCTTCCCACTTCTCTTCTTACCCCTGAGATGGGCCTCATGAGTTTTTACACAGGCTTTTCCTGGTTCTTATATTTCCCTGAGTCCTTTCTCTACATTTGGAAAGTTTATTAACCACAGGTAAAGCAGTTTTATATGAAAGATAAGAAGGACTGCTCAGCTGTGCTTAGGGTCTGAGGTGAGCAGTGGCTGCCTTGGGGTCCAGTCGGCCAGCGTGGCAAACGCcaaggcagggctgctgggccgCGGGTGGCCGCACCGTACAGCCCGACAGCAAGGATGGGACCGTGGCTGCAGGAAGGTTTCCACAGAGGTTTATTTTAAACCATGGCGGTAAGTTGCATTGAGAGTCTCTGACACTGGTCATGGTACACGGATGATTCGGTCAGAGGGAAGCACAGTGGGAAAGTGAGCAGAGTTCAGAAACATTCACAGCATTCAGCAGCATTTGAACCGGATACAGACATTTTAACACTGTGGGAGAGCCGTGCTCATTCCCACTGAAAGACATTCAGGAAGTCAGTGTGGAGTC comes from the Sus scrofa isolate TJ Tabasco breed Duroc chromosome 11, Sscrofa11.1, whole genome shotgun sequence genome and includes:
- the LOC102163801 gene encoding uncharacterized protein LOC102163801 isoform X4, with protein sequence MQLSDPAGVRGEGLALGAGLFRARAPPTDVRQPGRLRASPALPWRPAGRTPGAVSEGMFSASERVAQFIWFVKIKTERKMPEVRSSGRAGTRTSFCILWTCLIPGPSGNVLKIPSESIPSMSWTVGSETEDQRPAVGKDSIRWHHGLCTKQVAAGGSDQAVGPSTPAIRFSCMHPGCIDTPGTNGRCGNRGCSSQHRGSAPALINHGPPVREICLALKPLLWMSVYWEGKLSSLGHETAAPPAVRALRSYVCCSHIPMWKGVCSCGRPGSVPGRGTGDTCCGWPSPPPRSPAAASSKFTSRAS